One Antedon mediterranea chromosome 1, ecAntMedi1.1, whole genome shotgun sequence genomic window, AATAAATTAGACCTATGAttaatacactgcaagaaaataaaataaaaaatgggggtaaccttgcattctgatgaactgtttcatttttaaaagtagacatattttggaacattttcacaatttgttgacgttttcgtgcgcaacctgtcatgtttaacgtgctcgtagaacgccatttcaagttgaaaagtgaataaaataacgtaaaattgttaaccgtagatttaaaaacacaaatcgtgtaaaagaaatgctcatacctgttccctgcgccgtgcgcgtgtaaaaatgtgcgcaccagtggcaattttttaaacgcttaaaatgatctgaatcgtgctctaattaatcagaaattgatttgaagcattttaacatttcaaaagccatttacgcgcgcactttctaatgttacaaattgcggtagcgttaaaaaagttaactattgatgtaaagcaaacgtggctggaaatgacgttaaaaaatattcatttgtttcgaagttataatcaatttaagattttcagaaaatcacgcgtaacttacgctacgcggctctgacatcgtcaaaaagcttggctggacaacttcagtatAATGTCTAAATACtgaacaagttacaacatattatgtttacacgttgaagagaaacagcgtgcacaaaacaagaagagtaaaatatttcaaacgcaatttacgcgAAAACTTTCTAGTCTccaaaaatttgttaaacattccaaaagttagccattgatgtgaagaaaacgtggctgaaaatttcgttaacaaatatttatcggtttcgaagttatgaccgatttaagattttcagaaaatcgcgcgtgacttacgctacgcggatctgacagcgtccaaaagcttggctgaacatcttcagttaaatgtctaaatgttgaccaagttacaacatgttatgttaacgcgtTGAAGAAAAATCGCGTGCACAAAatctgagaaagaaagaagaataataaaaaaaaaaaaaaaaagtaacactacaataacaagagcttatccgcttgaggcggataaccaataaaaaaaaaaagtaacactacaataacaaaggttatccgcttgaggcggataaccaataaataaagattttgacagaatcaagaggttatatgcatatcatgcatataacctaataaataaataaataaagattttgacagaatcaagaggttatatgcatatcatgcatataacctaaatagtaccgtatatttcggtgtacaagtcgcacctgtgtataagacgcacccataacggagactgaaatattagtattttttatgtattcgatgcataagacgcacttatttctaggccgaaatttaaacattttacaatcaaaacaatggtattttaataataaaacaacgatatttgagacatatttattagaatcaaatgatataattttgttttgttgcctttattacatcgtaatcagtctctacttcaactgaacgttcaatgaaaagggaaatccccatattgtttcagttacgatgcactgtctatttaagtaactttaatttcatattatttaaatatataccttcttattgtgtgtatgaccattataaaatcaatccaaatgatgttcagttttttgggctgataatgaaccaggaatatcatgttgggtaggcctatatgaaaatctttcctatttccatgcatgcattacagcaatatgaggagaggagagcactaaccatgtgctccttgcctggtggccagcactgttggccatatacactatgagattaggggaagctacttaacacaataacaatacactcttttagatatcgcttgacatacgaactattgcctacatgattataaaaattatgtgattgttgacatagagatgtaataaaaataaaccaccgtgatcaagggaaatagttattgtgtaattaaaatgtgacaccaccgtagttaatggactcttccataaaTGTGTTGCGCTGTGATCATCTGCATGCTGCTAGAATACACACCCGCGAGTTCAGAGAGTATTACTAGGCCTGGGTAGAATATCTAatgcgtactgtaatattaattaatacagtcgatgatgacaatttaccttaactaaaaattcaataaacttgttaccactctgtggttagacaggagtgagtaactagctaggcctacattgcagagtagtacactatttttaattaatttaagtattagtaggtaattaaattaattagggtaacatttagaagtcaaatttgcgtgtcaaaagtgcgtcttatacaccgaaatatacggtaggcctacgtacacgtaccaatttaactcagcaccatttttattcaagtttacacagtgaaattctttggtttaatgaaaaatatttccaggaaaaaaataaaaatccccaaaaagattgaactgaactgaacgtgatcttgtgcgttccgaaaagcccggccgaagcacgcgattggtcagtccatttttctgtcatatttataaccatcatcTCTCAACAATCTCTCGATCTCACGCTCAGCAGTGACTTTGACATCGGACAATCTGTATAGTCGATCAAtttaaacatagtcaatagaagtaaaatgaccaaaaaatctgctaataattgataattaattgcacgattttggaagtggggcctttgtttttcaaggggggggggggggttcgctGGTAAAAGGGGGTTCACGCAAAAGGGGAAGTTCGCCCGAACCCACCAAAAaacccctggctacgggcctgttgTGTTAATAATTTCAGTGCTTTATGCctacaaaatgtatttcaattgATGTGTGTTATATAAATGGTGCTGTTCTTaatgttaatttgttttaattgcttATTGAATTTAGTAATAATACATTAGTAAATGTATACTATTCAACTCACTATATCAGGCGCGACTGTGTGTAGCGCGGTCGCAATAATTATTTTGGCTCGTCGTCCATTATTCATAATTTCTGTCCTTAACCTGAACAAAAATAATGCAGCCTTGTGTCTAGTCATATGTTGTATGCtcctttgtttatttttatttgtgaaaGTTATCTCCTTTTTAGTTATTACCGAGTAAATcagtttaattgttttattttgttatattcttAAATCTGacttttgtatattattgtttcGTCATCTTAATTCTGGTAAAAGTATACGTACACTTTATGAGAAAAGCACAAGTTGAATGCGTGGCTAGATTCTTCTTAACTTTGATTGAACATGCGTCTTGTAGTATCTGctttgttattaataattataattgaaaagTGACAATGTTCCTCGTCGTctttgatattaatttattgatttgggttttagttaaatttaacaTCGAGTTCATGTTGTGCATACGCATTTAGATTTTACAAATGATAATTATTTCCTTTTTTCTATTGTAATGTAGAATTAAGCCTACCGTATTTTGTATGTTACTAcacattcaaatattattttttaatattgatttggAGTTTGCAGGGTTTTAagtttataatttgtaattagtTCCCTTTTTGGCCTATTTATTACATTAAACCATTCCGCATCTATCAAATACTACTGATTTGGTTttacagaaaaataaatataatatggtCTCCCAGCcccttgaaaaaatatatttaaattgtttgaataattattctattttaataCGACACACTACACAATTGTTATTCATGTTGaccaaaattgaataaaaaacaaaaatatttacctgaacaACCTGTAATTTATAAAGCACAAAAATAGCCTTAAGTGTCTTTCAgataatgatttttatttaaatgtatattttgtctttttaagtgaaatcacaatttaataaacttgattaaaactacaaaatggcctactcaaagtctgattttattcatcttcattttccatgttttggggacaacacatctttaaattatttttaaaacaatattatattacacagaatgaatgaataaatattcaTAACGGTTAATAGGCCTAACAATCTCAATAAATGAAATTTATGAAACAAccgatatttattaataaattccACTTTGTATACTTTTGCCCATTTTCGACCAGATCCTACTacatagtatttaaaaacagaTCTGAAACGCGAAATGTATTCATCTATTTCtctatttattctattattttgggGAAACCGCAATGGTATCGTTATTGGAATAAAATGAAGGAAACCCACTAAGATAGGTAATAGTACACCATTGgctaaaaaaatatgaaaatggaTGAGGCAAACTTTCAATAAGAAAGAACTCACCTGAAACTCTCAGCAGGACGAAGAAAATAGCTCGGCCATGGACTTATACATTTATAGGTCCTTGTGTCGATCACGAAATAGCCGGGAGATAACGTCAACCAAGATGACACGAAAAAGACTAGATACAGCAGAGAGAACTAAAAGTAAAATCCGGATCAGAACATTCTGGAAACCGGTCTATACCCCAGGAGGGGAGATTATCGTTAGTATAGATTTCTGAACACGTCATAGCAACGTCATAAATCGTCTCTGTCACATAATCACATATAGACCTATTTcatgtttgaattgaatattgtaAGTTCCCAGTCCCCCATTCATTGATCTTAGCTCATAGccaatttcaaacaattttacatTGATTATGGAGAAAACCTTGTATTGCTCATTACTTGACCAGTCAACATATCAACGAATCTGTGATAACTAATCTCATCAAACCATTTGATAAAAGTAGAGTAAATGCCAATACTTTATAAATCGTTACATTATTATAGTAACTACAAAATAGGCTACCAAgcttcatttattcattcaagaACATTTAATCATTTCGATAATGGCAAATAACAATACatatgattaaaacattttaaaaacttactaATATCGGGTATCTCAAGAAAAACAACATGCAAAATGccataaaatgataataagtaCATCAAAAACATTTCAGATAAAATTGCTTAAACCAGAATTGTAAAATACAAATGTTATCAATAACTTTAACTTTACAGTGTTACAAAAGATAAATACGGATTTAGAATTTTGAAGATCGTAAGTTTATTCCATATCTGTAACCGTACAACTTACTGCGTTGATATATTGATTCAATAGATTTTATGTAATTCTTTACATCAAACGATAATAAATTGAAGAAAGTGCCTTAATAGTAAATAGTAAACGTTACGTtattaataagaaaaataaagttAACTAAAGTATAGATTTACCTATACAAAACATGATACATCAATTGTTTTCctgaataaacaatttttatttgattacatGTCATTATTTAGATAAATATTAAATCTAACATTGGGATATTGAGAGGTAACTTCTTAGTTTCACTTACAAATAAAAGTTTAACTTGCACGCAATTTACATGTAGACATATACactgtgtaaaaaaaaatgtctagtcaatttacataacatatACATATCAAATGTCAACTTTTGTCATCTTAATTTCTTGTTGAAAGTTTGGTTTGCGGGAATTGCAAGTAAACATATGTACGATAGTGTATAGATACGGATTAATGCACGAGTTGATAGGAATTATGAATGATGCCGCCCAAACATATATTTCATCTGGAATGTCCCACCTTTTCGTCTCTGAACAAATCCCCATCAGTATAACAGGGAACCAGCAACAGAAATCGGTGAAAACTATTATACCTAGTTTCCAAGCCCTTCTTGTTAGATCCTTTCgtctttttattttgttgacagTAGCTCCTGATCTCTTAACGGAGACGAAAATTGCAACATAACTCGTTGCGATCACGATAAAACTTAAACCATTGAATCCAATAAAAATGGCAATAGCATACTCCCAGCCTGGCCATCGACTTCTTGTTAGCGGTAGTGCAAGACAAACACTCTGTTTCCCATAGTAGTTTTTGCAAAAATACGATAAATTAATAAAGTCTAATCTGTTTACAAGTGGAAGAAAACTGAAAACAACCCAAACTAACCAGCTAATACCGAtaacaattttacattttgtactGTTTAGCCATTTTGTAGTGAAAGGGTTCACGATGTTAACTGCACGGTCGATGCTCAATATCATCAATGTAGTTACAGAACATTGACCGGAGAGAGTAGAAATAGCACCGGCAAAGCTACAAAGAAAACTGCTTTTCCAATCCCTTGCAACTTTCGCGTAGCGTCCTCTGTAGTGTATATCTGTACTCGCTATGATGATCAGATAAACTGCCATCAGCAAGTCAGACACAGCCAGATTAGTAATGAGCATGGTTTGCACcttattaaaatcatttttattgttgtCCTTGTTATTAAACCTTCGTGATAAAATAACAATTCCATTACCAATAGCAGATGAAACACCAATAACCAACATCAATACTCTTAACCCTTCTCGTTTTAGTAAGTCTGCACAGGAAGAAAAAGTATCTGTTGGTTCGCAGACATCAATGTCACCCACGAGACAACACAGGCTAAACAAATCTGAATATCTAAGAgaattaacaaacaaaaaaacatagttgtaaagaaatgttattttgtacATCTGACGTGCCTCATATATTTTTCAGTTGCATAACAGTTGCATTTAGCAACTACTTTTGTACGGATTGAAATCAGCGTAGAAGATGGCAACGAATAGcaaaagcctggtttccataaaattgCTACACCGTGTCGCCGACAGAGCGTAGCAATTTTATGAAACCAGGCTTTAGCCAAAAAAGGGGACATTAAAGAGAATCCTGCAAAAATAATTGGTAAGtaaactctctctctctctctctctttcagAAAGtatggtattcggaatgtgtttttaatggtaaaaatgaatttgggactgtTTGGACTTCAAGAGTTTCTGATTTTCAGAGAGTGCCGTAatgagagagttgactgtattctTTTAATTAAAGGTCATGAAATATGAATGCGTGTACAGTTTCAAAAACCATTATTAAATGTAGTAGGTGCTTGAACAGCAATAAACCAGTATTTGTAAGTGTATGTGTATCCATGTCCTGTCAATACTTACAGTTCTTTTAATTTCTTCAGTTTTTCAAAAGTTCTATCTCTGTAATTCTGTAAGTTGTTGTTCCTTAAGTCtctattaatatataaacaacCCGTTAAAAGCACAATGATGTTAACAAGTGAGTCGGCGAGAGATTGCGCAATGAATAATAGTTACAACAATATATTGTTGGTTGGTAAGTTAATTTTTGCCTGGTACGTTTAGTCGTTGGTACCATGCACACACATGCGCATAGACGATCGGTTATAAAATCTCTATATTTATCCTATTTTATTCATACAAGATAGGTTTCGCCATTAAATGTACAAGTATCCGTTTTTTGTTTAATGTACAATATTTGTATTTCAGTTAAGTTTTAAatgagttaaataattatttaatctattCCTTTTGTGAATCATTTTGATAGTTTTgattttgcattatatttcttTGAAGAACACAATTATATTGTGAACGCGTTTccgttataaaataaaaaatactaataataaagctataacaattaattaaatatttatactcatgtttacaaaaacaacttaatgtgtattaattaatattattgattatatgATTGTTATGCAAACTAGTTCTGCCTTTGACTAAAATACTTCTTAGAAGCTGTACTTTGAAGCAAATTAACTTTGATTCATCTCAAATTGTTTATATATCGGAAATGCGTATAATTGGTAAAAGGTTCAAAACTTACAAATACAAAAGGGATGAAGTAAAATAGGAAAATGCACCATATTTTATGGTAGTTatgctgtttttatttaaatacctgttgaaataaaaacaatgattttaaaTGACAATGTTATAATGTCAATGATAGTGGAATTAAGATGATgcgatttttaaaatgtatcaatgTTACTGGTACATAATAAATACTTGAATTGTACTTATTAGGATTTTTTAAAGCATGTTAATATACAAGTTTATAGGCAATGAAACCACAACTTAAATTGTCTTAATATGTATGTGTTTTAACAGTTAGTGTGTCTATTAAAAGTAAAACAGAAAacttgttattattaaatgatgccatgcattaattataaatgattATGAAATATGTTAATTGGACGTCGAAACAACCAAACATGAAGTCCTAATAAGGccaacaaaaatgtattgtgTTGGCCACGTTTTGGCTAATTCCCAAAATTGGGTAGGTCGGTAGGaaaaggtgttttttttttttttttttttttagaccaaaaaatgtgttgccggcaaaaacataaacaatttacacatgataaaaaaataattttaaaaacactatTTCCGTGTTATATGCTACATTACGCGAGTTAACATTATTCCAGATGAAAAATATTGAGTTTCatattgttttatccatacgtcgtaattacactggcattatagatataacattaaaatgcaGGCCGTTATGAGCCATATTTCGCCGATTTCTTATCGCGGGGAAATTCCCCACCATGGAGAGACATCGATTGATCGCaagaattaggcctaggctagaggccCAACGCACATGCTGGAACGGAACGGAACGCTAATAACAAGTTTCAACAAAAGAGCTTACGAcaatcttaggtaaatttttattaaatgtataggcctacttgcttggcgATTCCAtgcattttaaatcatttaacaaGTTCATAATCATCGTAGTACTCTGTACAGTAAAACCAAAAAACACCGCATCAACAACCTCGTGCAATGTACGATCTGTTGTTCTTTGCAgatcaacattggtagagtATGAgggttttaaaaaatgtgataactattaaaaacgtgtcacaaccactgtgtaatcaaagcgtttatttagttaaaacttcGATCCCCCtaaaattgataatcgcgtattccggTTATCACATGATTGAGTCACGGTTGGTTGCAAACTTCTTTTTTACACGGTGGAAGTGAAATAAATTCGCCAATTTGGCAAATAAGacaatatatttatgtatttcaCCTTATATAAAAGTAATTACGAAAAAGGTACCTACAGTATTTGTAATGACGTCAAATCATCAAACGTCTTGGCCGTCAATGTACGTATTTGGTTATTGTTCaaatacctttaaaaaaaaataattgtttaaaaaaacataatggaAATTTAATCATCGGCATATTATGGCTTtaggatttttaaaaatgctaaGTTGTCTATATTGAACAATTTTCAATTAgaattaacaacaaaaaaaacgtaattaaaacaattaatacttaaCACTTACAGTTTTTCCAGAGATGTCAAACCAGAAAACAATTTGGCTGGTAATGTGCTAATATTGTTCAAGGACAAATTCCTTCAAAGTAAACACAATGCACAGTAAACATGTGAAATTGAATATGTTGGGCACTTTTCAGTCAatttaacaacaattttacttcagaaaatataggcctactctgaTCTTTGTCAAATAGGCGCGGCCTATGTCAAACCAGAAacaacaaggccaacagccattaagtcgcgtgctacaatgcatagtgataccggaccgacagacaaacagaccgacagacagacagaccgacagacagacggaccgaccgacatagtgaactatactgaccgaaattactgaacatgtttaaaaatgttgaaatgtttaaaaacatttaaatttttttaatttacacgtgcgtagcctgtcacttttgacgtgctcgtataacgtaatttcgagttgaaaagtaagtcaagaaaacagaaattgggcaaaaagagtgcgcaataacatttaacgcgcagtgcgcgcgcaaaaatctgcgcactcatggcaattttgtaaacgcttaaaattgcctgaaacgtactcttatttcatcgaaaataaattttgaaaattttaagcgcgcgtacgcatgcgttacatgcgctacgcacgtaattgtattgccatatgatgatttatgccctgaaatttatgagtaccaaattttatttaattgtgattcatggttgttaagatatgattacaaacgtgatttcgttaaaaccTGCTTACATAATTTTGcggttttataatatttatgataacTTTGGTACTTTATTTTCAGGAaaggtaaataaatttataaattgttcTATTTAAGATGATGACTTTTTTTAATGctttaaaaagaaaatctgTTTTCCAATATGTCGCTGTACATCGATATCAATATCCTAACATTTGCGTCAGTTTTTAAATGTGAATACTGTAAGTCAAAGACTGGTGGACAACAACTTAAAACAGACAATAGAGACTTGaggcaagtaggcctatagaaataaaaatactcACAGTTCTTTCAGAGATATTAAATCAGAAAAAGCATAGATTGGTAATGTACTAATTTGGTTAGATGACAAATTCCTTCAAAGTAAACACAATGCAACAAAAATGTTAGTTAGgaaattataattgttattggttgttataggcctacagtattttcaGAGATAtcaacctgaaaaaaaata contains:
- the LOC140048496 gene encoding G-protein coupled receptor GRL101-like: MAVIFKIIIVIILTVPLVICCNVSEAVCPVNFSCQFSSVKCEYYCNNTISYNWTVISNYNQHCPIKSLNLSSNQISTLPIYAFSDLISLKELNLSLNNISTLPAKLFSGLTSLEKLYLNNNQIRTLTAKTFDDLTSLQILYLNKNSITTIKYGAFSYFTSSLLYLDLRNNNLQNYRDRTFEKLKKLKELYSDLFSLCCLVGDIDVCEPTDTFSSCADLLKREGLRVLMLVIGVSSAIGNGIVILSRRFNNKDNNKNDFNKVQTMLITNLAVSDLLMAVYLIIIASTDIHYRGRYAKVARDWKSSFLCSFAGAISTLSGQCSVTTLMILSIDRAVNIVNPFTTKWLNSTKCKIVIGISWLVWVVFSFLPLVNRLDFINLSYFCKNYYGKQSVCLALPLTRSRWPGWEYAIAIFIGFNGLSFIVIATSYVAIFVSVKRSGATVNKIKRRKDLTRRAWKLGIIVFTDFCCWFPVILMGICSETKRWDIPDEIYVWAASFIIPINSCINPYLYTIVHMFTCNSRKPNFQQEIKMTKVDI